Proteins encoded within one genomic window of Sporolituus thermophilus DSM 23256:
- a CDS encoding HD domain-containing protein — MSAITVADLKANHVVNVYLTRSTEYLSQMGYTEHGLRHAGLVSGRAKKVLEDLGYSERDCELAAIAGYLHDIANLVNRFNHGGMGAIMAYNILSNLGMPPEEIALVISAIGNHEEERGNAVNHVASALILADKSDVHCSRVSEKDFAKFEIHDRVNYAAKSSALTVNREQRTITLSVTIDTKICPVMEYFEIFLKRMVMCRRAAEFLNCRFGLRINGTQLL; from the coding sequence ATGTCAGCAATCACCGTCGCAGACTTGAAAGCTAATCATGTCGTAAATGTCTATCTTACCCGCAGCACCGAATATCTTAGTCAGATGGGCTATACGGAGCATGGGCTGCGTCATGCCGGCCTGGTTTCAGGGCGGGCTAAGAAAGTGCTGGAGGATTTGGGCTACAGCGAACGTGACTGTGAGCTGGCGGCTATTGCCGGATATCTGCATGACATCGCCAATCTTGTGAATCGTTTCAACCATGGTGGAATGGGAGCAATTATGGCCTATAATATCCTTTCCAATCTTGGTATGCCGCCGGAGGAGATTGCTTTGGTCATTTCGGCCATCGGCAATCACGAGGAAGAACGGGGCAACGCGGTAAATCATGTGGCGTCGGCCCTCATTTTGGCCGATAAGTCCGATGTTCATTGCAGCCGGGTTAGCGAGAAAGACTTTGCGAAATTTGAAATCCATGACCGAGTGAATTATGCCGCCAAGAGCAGCGCTCTCACCGTCAACCGCGAGCAGCGAACGATTACGCTATCCGTTACGATTGACACGAAAATCTGCCCGGTAATGGAGTATTTTGAAATCTTTTTAAAGCGAATGGTTATGTGCCGGCGGGCCGCGGAATTTTTAAACTGCCGCTTCGGACTGCGGATAAACGGTACCCAATTGTTATAG
- a CDS encoding PP2C family protein-serine/threonine phosphatase, with the protein MEVKIGIAKTNKYAVSECGDSVEIAERPRGGISVILADGQGSGRAAKNTSSLVVNKAASLIAEGARDGAVARAVHDYLYAMKDGKVSSTLTILSSDLDTQTILFSRNSNCPVLVKSLYGIEVFDQEVSPIGVHKRMKPLMHEMPLEVGMILVSYSDGIQAAGRKRGRVFDFNFLLRLLEKNEPRDVVFIAESILEYALELDDNRAGDDMTVIVMGICEAESHHKIRRISVSFPC; encoded by the coding sequence ATGGAAGTAAAAATTGGCATTGCTAAAACAAATAAATATGCGGTAAGTGAGTGCGGTGATAGCGTAGAGATAGCCGAACGACCACGGGGCGGCATTTCGGTGATTCTTGCCGACGGGCAAGGAAGCGGCCGGGCAGCAAAAAATACCAGTTCTTTAGTTGTTAATAAGGCGGCATCCCTCATTGCCGAAGGAGCTCGCGACGGTGCGGTGGCACGGGCCGTGCACGACTATCTCTATGCCATGAAAGACGGCAAGGTGTCATCTACTCTTACCATTTTAAGCAGTGATTTAGATACCCAAACAATCCTTTTTTCCCGTAACTCAAATTGTCCCGTCCTGGTGAAAAGCCTGTACGGCATTGAGGTATTCGACCAAGAAGTCAGCCCCATTGGCGTGCATAAACGGATGAAACCGCTGATGCATGAAATGCCATTGGAAGTGGGCATGATTTTAGTGTCTTATTCCGATGGGATTCAGGCCGCCGGACGCAAACGGGGGCGCGTTTTCGATTTTAATTTTCTCCTGCGGCTTTTGGAAAAAAATGAACCACGCGACGTTGTCTTTATTGCCGAGAGTATTTTGGAATATGCTCTGGAACTGGATGACAACCGGGCGGGCGATGATATGACGGTAATCGTCATGGGCATTTGTGAAGCGGAAAGCCACCATAAAATCCGCAGGATTAGCGTCAGCTTTCCCTGCTAG